In one window of Campylobacter hepaticus DNA:
- a CDS encoding prohibitin family protein: protein MPADLNDYFNKKNKNSNNNGNNRHNFNFKTPEFNFKGFGKFSPFIYGAIIIILFLIIAKPFMVINSGEMGIKSTTGKYDPNPLEPGLHFFIPFVQKITIIDTRVRQINYASIEGSNENLSSGSGVINKNSISVLDSRGLPVSIDVTVQYRLNPLQVPQTIATWSLNWENKIIDPVVRDVVRSVVGKYTAEELPTNRNAIATQIEEGIRKTIEAQPNEPVELRAVQLREIILPSKVKEQIERVQIAKQEAERTKYEVERANQEALKKAALAEGEANATIISAKGKAMAVKIEADAQAYSNKEIANSLNTPLLNLKQIETQKEFNEALKVNQDAKIFLTPGGAVPNIWVDTKDIKKQSSVNN, encoded by the coding sequence ATGCCAGCTGATTTAAATGATTATTTTAATAAAAAAAATAAAAATTCTAACAATAACGGCAACAACCGTCACAATTTTAACTTTAAAACTCCTGAGTTTAATTTCAAAGGCTTTGGGAAATTTTCCCCTTTCATTTATGGAGCAATTATTATTATCTTATTTTTAATTATTGCTAAACCTTTTATGGTAATTAATTCTGGAGAAATGGGTATTAAATCCACTACAGGTAAGTATGATCCAAATCCTTTAGAACCAGGACTTCATTTTTTTATCCCTTTTGTACAAAAAATAACTATAATTGATACAAGAGTAAGACAAATTAATTATGCTTCTATAGAAGGAAGTAATGAGAATTTATCTTCAGGTTCAGGAGTTATTAATAAAAATAGCATTTCTGTTCTTGATTCACGTGGTTTACCTGTATCTATTGATGTAACAGTGCAATACCGCTTAAATCCTCTTCAAGTACCTCAAACTATAGCAACTTGGAGTTTAAACTGGGAAAATAAAATCATTGATCCTGTAGTACGCGATGTGGTAAGAAGTGTTGTAGGAAAATATACTGCAGAAGAATTACCAACTAATCGCAATGCTATAGCAACTCAAATCGAAGAAGGTATAAGAAAAACCATAGAAGCGCAACCTAATGAGCCTGTGGAATTACGTGCAGTGCAACTTAGAGAAATCATCCTACCTTCTAAAGTCAAAGAGCAAATAGAACGAGTACAAATTGCCAAACAAGAAGCTGAAAGAACAAAATATGAAGTTGAAAGAGCTAATCAAGAAGCATTAAAAAAAGCAGCTTTGGCTGAAGGTGAAGCTAATGCAACTATTATTAGCGCGAAAGGTAAAGCTATGGCAGTAAAAATTGAAGCTGATGCACAAGCTTATTCTAATAAAGAAATTGCTAATAGTTTGAATACGCCTTTACTGAATTTAAAACAAATTGAAACCCAAAAAGAATTTAATGAAGCATTAAAAGTCAATCAAGATGCAAAAATCTTTTTAACTCCTGGAGGAGCAGTGCCAAATATTTGGGTTGATACTAAGGATATTAAAAAACAAAGTTCTGTTAATAATTAA
- the ilvE gene encoding branched-chain-amino-acid transaminase translates to MISANKIWMDGKLIDFKDATLHFLTHSLHYGNAVFEGTRAYKTDKGLAIFRLKDHTKRLLESAKITLLKCPFSQEELENAQIELIKANHFKSNAYIRPLIFLGDGVMGLYHMKAPVRVGIAAWEWGAYLGQEALEKGIKVKISSFTRNSVKSCMGKAKASANYLNSQIAKFEAIEAGYEEALMLDEEGFIAEGTGECFFIVRDGILITPPNDFSLKSITQDTVLKIAHDLGITIMRQRISRDEVYTADEAFFTGTAAEITPINNVDARIIGNGFRGTMTKKLQDAYFNIVYGHNEKYASMLTYI, encoded by the coding sequence ATGATTTCAGCAAATAAAATTTGGATGGATGGAAAATTAATTGATTTTAAAGATGCAACTTTACATTTTTTAACCCATTCTTTACATTATGGCAATGCTGTTTTCGAAGGAACTAGAGCTTATAAAACTGATAAAGGTTTAGCAATTTTTAGACTTAAAGATCACACTAAAAGGCTCTTAGAATCTGCAAAAATAACTCTTTTAAAATGCCCTTTTTCTCAAGAAGAACTAGAAAACGCTCAAATTGAACTTATAAAGGCAAATCATTTTAAAAGCAATGCTTATATACGTCCTTTAATCTTTTTAGGTGATGGAGTTATGGGTCTTTATCATATGAAAGCTCCAGTTAGAGTAGGTATTGCTGCTTGGGAATGGGGTGCTTATCTTGGTCAAGAAGCCTTAGAAAAAGGCATTAAAGTAAAAATTTCATCTTTTACAAGAAATAGTGTAAAATCTTGCATGGGCAAAGCTAAAGCAAGTGCAAATTATTTAAATTCACAAATTGCAAAATTTGAAGCTATTGAAGCAGGTTATGAAGAAGCTTTAATGCTTGATGAAGAAGGTTTTATCGCAGAAGGAACAGGAGAATGTTTTTTTATTGTAAGGGATGGAATTTTAATCACACCTCCAAATGATTTCTCCTTAAAAAGTATTACTCAAGATACTGTACTTAAAATTGCTCACGATCTTGGTATTACTATAATGCGTCAAAGAATTTCTAGAGATGAAGTTTATACTGCGGATGAAGCATTTTTCACTGGAACAGCCGCTGAAATCACTCCTATTAATAATGTTGATGCAAGAATTATAGGAAATGGTTTTAGAGGAACTATGACTAAAAAACTTCAAGATGCATATTTTAACATAGTTTATGGACATAATGAAAAATACGCATCTATGCTAACTTATATTTAA
- a CDS encoding tautomerase family protein: MPLVNIKLAKPALSKEQKAELISDITDLLSQKYNKNKERIIVILEDIENYDIGFGGESLEIIKTKANK, encoded by the coding sequence GTGCCACTGGTAAATATAAAATTAGCAAAACCAGCTTTAAGTAAAGAACAAAAAGCTGAACTTATAAGTGATATAACTGATCTTTTAAGTCAAAAATATAATAAAAATAAAGAAAGAATTATCGTTATTTTAGAAGATATAGAAAATTATGATATAGGTTTTGGTGGAGAAAGTTTAGAAATAATTAAAACAAAGGCAAACAAATGA
- the bcp gene encoding thioredoxin-dependent thiol peroxidase yields the protein MIKIGDKAPEFELLNQDGIKVSLKDFIGKKVILYFYPKDSTPGCTTQACDFSMHYDQFNDKNAVIIGISPDSVASHEKFITRFNLKHILLSDPEKEVCKIYGVWGIKKNYGKEYEGVIRSTFIIDEVGKIIKIYTNVRVKDHVLTVFESL from the coding sequence ATGATCAAAATAGGAGACAAAGCACCTGAATTTGAACTTTTAAATCAAGATGGGATAAAAGTTAGTCTTAAGGATTTCATCGGTAAAAAAGTCATTTTGTATTTTTATCCTAAAGATAGTACTCCAGGTTGTACTACACAAGCTTGTGATTTTAGTATGCATTATGATCAATTTAATGATAAAAATGCAGTAATTATAGGTATAAGTCCTGATAGTGTGGCAAGTCATGAAAAATTTATCACTCGATTTAATTTAAAACATATTTTACTTAGTGATCCTGAAAAAGAAGTTTGTAAAATATATGGAGTATGGGGAATTAAAAAAAATTATGGTAAAGAATATGAAGGTGTAATTCGTTCAACTTTTATTATTGATGAAGTGGGAAAAATTATAAAAATTTACACTAATGTCCGTGTTAAAGATCATGTTTTAACAGTGTTTGAAAGTCTTTAA
- a CDS encoding epoxyqueuosine reductase QueH, which translates to MLVHICCSVDSHYFISELKKVYPDEKIIAYFYDPNIHPLSEYELRFLDVKRSCDKLGIKLYKGEYEYEKWLQSVKGYENEPEKGKRCSICFDVRMGSSVEFAVKLGEKKLTTTLLTSPKKDLEQLRKTLQKECEPYGIEFLAPDFRKNGGTQRQFALAKQAMLYHQNYCGCIYGLNKQKQDKSFIDEFISPINKQILPASIQARIALYKKAYLFEKKGLKFKIIRQKFLNYRLLSALIKIDKKPVKSHILFYSHFKNSYTRFSLDEHNLKQNVKEGFYRSTKDEILFVEFWRFNQFFKNKWKNFEDFLKHPLSIEVEIKWRVKHFGFYDLSPVVILENILPTRYEIIAKSEIYNDSKEILIKI; encoded by the coding sequence ATGTTGGTTCATATTTGTTGTAGTGTGGATAGCCATTATTTTATAAGTGAACTTAAAAAAGTTTATCCTGATGAAAAAATTATAGCTTATTTTTATGATCCAAATATTCATCCTTTAAGTGAATATGAATTAAGATTTTTAGATGTTAAAAGATCTTGTGATAAGCTTGGTATTAAACTTTATAAGGGCGAATATGAATATGAAAAATGGTTACAAAGTGTAAAAGGCTATGAAAATGAACCTGAAAAAGGTAAAAGATGTAGTATTTGTTTTGATGTAAGAATGGGTTCTAGTGTAGAATTTGCAGTAAAATTAGGAGAAAAAAAACTTACTACTACGCTTTTAACAAGTCCAAAAAAAGATTTAGAGCAATTAAGAAAAACTTTGCAAAAAGAATGTGAACCTTATGGAATAGAATTTTTAGCCCCTGATTTTCGTAAAAATGGCGGCACTCAAAGACAATTTGCTTTAGCAAAACAAGCAATGCTTTATCATCAAAATTATTGTGGTTGTATTTATGGGCTTAATAAACAAAAACAAGATAAGAGTTTTATTGATGAATTTATTTCACCCATAAATAAGCAAATTTTACCTGCAAGTATACAAGCAAGAATAGCTCTTTATAAAAAGGCATATTTATTTGAAAAAAAAGGTTTAAAATTTAAGATTATAAGACAAAAATTTTTAAATTATCGTCTTTTAAGTGCTTTGATAAAAATTGATAAAAAACCTGTTAAATCGCATATTTTATTTTATTCTCATTTTAAAAATTCCTATACAAGATTTTCTTTAGATGAACACAATTTAAAACAAAATGTAAAAGAAGGATTTTATAGAAGTACTAAAGATGAAATTCTTTTTGTCGAATTTTGGCGTTTTAATCAATTTTTTAAAAATAAATGGAAAAATTTTGAAGATTTTTTAAAACATCCTTTAAGTATAGAAGTAGAAATTAAATGGCGTGTGAAGCATTTTGGTTTTTATGATCTTAGTCCTGTTGTTATACTTGAAAATATTTTACCCACAAGATATGAAATTATAGCAAAAAGTGAAATTTATAACGATAGTAAAGAAATACTTATTAAAATCTAA
- the fabZ gene encoding 3-hydroxyacyl-ACP dehydratase FabZ has product MIDVMQIQKILPHRYPFLLVDKIIELKIKEVVRGYKNISISDHVFMGHFPDHPIYPGVLILEGMAQTGGVLAFESMEDKVDPKSKVVYFTGIDGAKFRNPVRPGDRLDYEMSVVKNRANMWIFKGQAFVENNLVAEAELKAMIVDK; this is encoded by the coding sequence ATGATAGATGTAATGCAAATTCAAAAAATCTTACCACACCGTTATCCTTTTTTATTGGTTGATAAAATTATAGAATTAAAAATTAAAGAAGTGGTGCGCGGATATAAAAACATTAGCATAAGTGACCATGTTTTTATGGGGCATTTTCCTGATCATCCTATTTATCCTGGAGTATTAATTTTAGAAGGTATGGCTCAAACTGGTGGAGTCTTAGCTTTTGAAAGTATGGAAGATAAAGTTGATCCAAAAAGTAAAGTTGTATATTTTACAGGTATTGATGGTGCAAAATTTAGAAATCCTGTGCGTCCTGGAGATAGACTTGATTATGAGATGAGTGTAGTTAAAAATCGTGCCAACATGTGGATTTTTAAGGGTCAAGCTTTTGTAGAAAATAATTTAGTTGCAGAAGCTGAGCTTAAAGCTATGATAGTAGATAAATAA
- the lpxA gene encoding acyl-ACP--UDP-N-acetylglucosamine O-acyltransferase — protein sequence MRTIHPSAVIEEGAQLGDDVVIEAYAYVSKSAKIGNNVIIKQGARVLSNTTIGDHSRIFSYAIVGDIPQDISYKDEQKTGVIIGKNATIREFVTINSGTTKGDGFTRIGDHAFIMAYCHIAHDCFLGDHIILANNATLAGHVELGDFTVVGGLTPIHQFVKVGEGCMIAGASALSQDIVPFCLAEGNRASIRSLNLVGIRRRFDKDEIDRLNKAFKFLFKQGDLKENAIALLAESQSENIKKMCNFILETKRGIPVYRGKK from the coding sequence ATGAGAACAATTCATCCAAGTGCAGTGATTGAAGAAGGCGCACAGCTTGGTGATGATGTTGTTATAGAAGCTTATGCTTATGTGAGTAAGAGTGCTAAAATAGGTAATAATGTTATCATTAAGCAAGGCGCTAGGGTGCTTTCAAATACAACTATAGGGGATCATTCTCGTATTTTTTCTTATGCCATAGTAGGGGATATTCCTCAAGATATTTCTTATAAGGATGAGCAAAAAACAGGGGTTATTATAGGTAAAAATGCTACGATTAGAGAATTTGTAACTATTAATTCTGGTACGACAAAAGGAGATGGTTTTACGCGCATTGGAGATCATGCTTTTATTATGGCTTATTGTCATATTGCGCATGATTGTTTTTTGGGCGATCATATTATTTTAGCAAATAATGCGACCTTAGCAGGACATGTTGAACTTGGAGATTTTACTGTTGTAGGGGGACTTACTCCTATTCATCAGTTTGTAAAAGTAGGTGAAGGTTGTATGATAGCGGGTGCTAGCGCACTTTCACAAGATATAGTCCCTTTTTGTTTAGCTGAGGGAAATCGTGCAAGTATTAGAAGTTTAAATTTAGTAGGTATACGTCGTCGTTTTGATAAAGATGAAATTGATAGATTAAATAAAGCTTTTAAATTTTTATTTAAACAAGGAGATTTAAAAGAGAATGCAATAGCATTACTTGCAGAAAGTCAAAGCGAAAATATTAAAAAAATGTGTAATTTTATATTAGAAACCAAACGAGGAATTCCTGTTTATAGAGGTAAAAAATAA